A part of Gossypium hirsutum isolate 1008001.06 chromosome A07, Gossypium_hirsutum_v2.1, whole genome shotgun sequence genomic DNA contains:
- the LOC107926666 gene encoding flavonol sulfotransferase-like, translating into MATFQPSLECDNISNIHSEQTDSDLIQKADERYRETLPNLPKGKGWMTQHLVQYQGFWVNPDAALKNLMWIQDHFKPRPTDIFLASFPKSGTTWLKALIFAIVNRTRYGFADHPLLTTGPHDCFPFLYAHLYEKDRSRFDLDGFPSPRLLSSHIPYASLPNSMTDNQSYRFIYICRDPKDVLVSTWLFMNKLRPKELAPLSLEEAFELFCQGISPYGPFWDHVLGYWRASLETPEKILFLKYEELKKEPFVIVKSLGEFLGYPFSLEEESKGVVEEIVKLCSFENLSNLEVNRTSVQKFSKGATVDNRHFFREGKVGDWRNYLTAEMVERLDEITYHNLLASGLLFPS; encoded by the coding sequence ATGGCTACTTTTCAACCCTCTCTAGAGTGTGATAACATCTCCAATATCCACAGTGAGCAAACAGATTCGGATTTGATCCAAAAAGCAGATGAAAGATATAGGGAAACACTCCCCAATCTTCCTAAAGGCAAAGGCTGGATGACTCAACATCTGGTTCAATACCAAGGTTTTTGGGTAAACCCTGATGCAGCTTTGAAAAATTTGATGTGGATCCAAGACCACTTCAAACCTAGACCCACCGATATTTTCTTAGCCTCCTTTCCAAAAAGCGGCACCACTTGGCTCAAGGCACTTATTTTCGCCATCGTCAACCGCACCCGCTATGGTTTTGCCGACCACCCTTTGCTCACCACTGGCCCTCACGATTGCTTCCCTTTCTTGTATGCTCACTTATATGAAAAAGATCGGTCTCGTTTCGATCTTGATGGGTTTCCTTCACCACGTCTTCTTTCAAGTCATATCCCTTATGCTTCGTTACCAAATTCCATGACTGATAATCAAAGTTACAGGTTCATTTACATCTGTAGGGACCCCAAAGATGTGCTTGTTTCGACATGGCTCTTCATGAACAAGTTGAGGCCTAAAGAATTGGCACCCCTTTCACTTGAGGAAGCATTTGAGTTGTTTTGCCAAGGGATATCCCCTTATGGACCTTTTTGGGATCATGTTTTAGGGTATTGGAGAGCAAGCTTAGAAACCCCAGAAAAGATATTGTTCTTGAAATACGAAGAGTTGAAGAAGGAGCCCTTTGTTATTGTTAAGAGCTTAGGTGAATTTCTTGGTTACCCTTTTTCGTTAGAGGAAGAAAGTAAAGGAGTGGTTGAAGAAATAGTGAAACTATGTAgttttgagaatttgagcaaCTTAGAAGTGAATAGAACAAGTGTGCAAAAGTTCAGCAAAGGTGCCACAGTTGATAATCGCCATTTTTTTAGAGAGGGAAAAGTTGGAGATTGGAGGAATTATTTAACAGCTGAGATGGTAGAACGTTTAGATGAAATAACATATCACAACTTACTTGCTTCTGGATTGCTATTTCCTTCCTAA
- the LOC107926669 gene encoding flavonol sulfotransferase-like encodes MAAFQPSLECENISNIHSDQTDSDLIQKTDERYRETLPNLPKGKGWMTEHLVQYQGFWLTPNAALKILMWVQDHFKPRPTDIFLASFPKSGTTWLKALIFATVNRTRYGFADHPLLTTGPHDCFPFLDAHLQEKDRSRFDLDRFPSPRLLSIHIPYILLPNSMTDHQSCRFVYICRDPKDVLVSKWLFLNKLRPKDFPPISLEEAFELFCQGISHYGPFWDHVLGYWEASLETPEKILFLKYEDLKKEPLVVVKRLGDFLGYPFSLEEESKGVVEEIVKLCSFENLSTLEVNKVSVQKFSKDTIIDNRHFFRKGKVGDWKSYLTTEMVERLDEITYEKLLGSGLVFGS; translated from the coding sequence ATGGCTGCTTTTCAACCCTCTCTAGAGTGTGAAAACATCTCCAACATCCACAGTGACCAAACAGATTCGGATTTGATCCAAAAAACAGATGAAAGATATAGAGAAACACTCCCCAATCTTCCCAAAGGCAAAGGCTGGATGACTGAGCATCTGGTTCAATACCAAGGTTTTTGGCTAACCCCTaatgcagctttgaaaattttgatgtggGTCCAAGACCACTTCAAGCCTCGACCCACCGATATTTTCTTAGCCTCCTTTCCGAAAAGCGGCACCACTTGGCTCAAGGCACTTATTTTCGCCACCGTCAACCGCACCCGCTATGGTTTTGCCGACCACCCTTTGCTCACCACTGGCCCTCACGATTGCTTCCCTTTCTTGGATGCTCACTTACAGGAAAAAGATCGGTCTCGTTTCGATCTTGATAGGTTTCCTTCACCACGTCTTCTTTCAATTCATATCCCTTACATTTTGTTACCAAATTCCATGACTGATCATCAAAGTTGTAGGTTCGTTTACATCTGTAGGGACCCTAAAGATGTGCTTGTTTCGAAATGGTTATTTTTGAACAAGTTGAGGCCAAAAGATTTTCCACCCATTTCACTTGAGGAAGCATTTGAGTTGTTTTGCCAAGGGATATCTCATTATGGACCTTTTTGGGATCATGTTTTAGGGTATTGGGAAGCTAGCTTAGAAACCCCAGAAAAGATATTGTTCTTGAAGTATGAAGATTTGAAGAAGGAGCCTCTTGTTGTTGTTAAGAGATTAGGTGATTTTCTTGGTTACCCTTTTTCATTAGAGGAAGAAAGTAAAGGAGTGGTTGAAGAAATAGTAAAGCTATGTAGTTTCGAGAATTTGAGCACTTTAGAAGTGAATAAAGTAAGTGTACAAAAGTTCAGCAAAGATACCATAATTGATAATCGGCATTTTTTTAGAAAGGGAAAGGTTGGAGATTGGAAGAGTTATTTGACAACTGAGATGGTAGAACGTTTAGATGAAATAACATATGAGAAGTTACTTGGTTCCGGATTGGTATTTGGCAGTTAA